The DNA region CTTACTCCGCTAGTTCCTAGTCCCCCAGAGGCTAATGTACTTCCAGTTTCCAAAGGATTGTCCGAAGCGTAGTATGCGTATCTTACTTTTACGTTTTCAGATATATTTCCCCTAATTTTTGACGCAGATTGTATTGCTTTCTGATAATGAGCCCCTTCCATTTCCAAACCAATAGCCCGCCAAGTAGAGTTGTGAAAAAATTCTAGTAAGTCTTTATTTTGCAAGGAAGTTCCCAGTACGGTAACCATTGATCCCTCATAAACATTTACACCAAAACCTTCTAAATCTTGTTTTTTAAGCTCGTTGGTAAACGGATAATTATCTGCAGTACCTTCAAAAATATGTGCGGACGGAATCATAATGTCACCTTTTCCACCTTTTAAGATGCCGGCTTTACCCATTATGGAAACAGACTCTATATTTAAATGATGTAATTTACCTTTCTCACAACTGTATGGTTTTAACAATTCGTCCATAGTTTCAAAAGCCTGTTCGCCAAAAGCATAATCCATTACAATAAGAATAGGTTTATTGTTTTTAGTTAAATTTTTGGGAAAAGAATACCCTGAGTTTTTAAAATCAATTTTTGCAGTATCTATAATCTGAACATTAATATTGGTACCAGAAGTGTCTTTTACATAAATCAACCCTTTTTTAGAGGCTTGTTCTTTTACTTTTTTTTGTAACTCTGAATTTACCTCATTGCTCAAAAGCTCAAACAAAGCTACGTCTTTATGTTCTTTAGCTTCTTTGGCTAGTATAATGGGTGCGTAAATGGAATTCATAACACTATGCATATTAGCACTAATAATATGAATGGGTCTGTCCAATAATGCGTTTTTATCCAATACCTTTTTAATATTCTGTGCCCATTTATCACCATAGATATGATGTCCTATGCGTTCTCTCAAAAAGGAACTAAATATAATCGTTCTTTTTTTGTTTAATAGTGTTTCGTTCAGTGCCAATTTGCCCATCCAAAAAATACAATTGAAAAATTTATTAGGGTTTTTGGTTGTTGAAAAACTGTCGGCTATTTTTTTTACCTCTTTAAAGGTTCTTCCTAAAATGTTGGCTAAATGTGTAATCAGTACTTCCCTTTCATTGTCAGATAGCTTTTTATTATTGATAACGACATTTTCCAAATGTTCCCATTCTCTAATAGTAATGCCTTCTTCATCAATAAGAATATTATTTTTTATTTTATGCGATTCAATAAAAAGAAAGGTCAAATGTGTCAAAACATCGTAAATATCAGAACGCCCTCGGGTAATTTCGATATTCATTTGGTCTTTATCAATTCTGTAGCAATTTCTACGTCTTTTTTTTGGTATTATAGGTGTAAAATGTGAATTTTTATAACCTTCATCAGAAGTTAGGTTTATAAACTGACACTCTTCAATACCTTCAGGTAGCCTTTCAATTACATATAATAAACCGTCTAGCTCTATATTTACATCGGCAACTGAACCATATATTTCTGGTCTTAATAGAAGTAACGACTCACGCAAGGTTTGCCCAGAAATGCCCATAGGTTTGTAAAAACCGCGATTGAACAAGTGCCGCATAGCAGTGTACATGCGTTCAATGGCATTAGAAGATTCTTGTGATTTGGTTGGTTTTAAGGTAGTCATTCAAAATATTTGAACAAAGATACCAAAATACTTACTAAAAAATTATTTTAATATGTTTTGATATTTGCTTTCATCCTTTAAGATTTGCAAGGCCTCAATAATTGCCTTGTCA from Aureibaculum sp. 2308TA14-22 includes:
- a CDS encoding DUF6909 family protein — protein: MTTLKPTKSQESSNAIERMYTAMRHLFNRGFYKPMGISGQTLRESLLLLRPEIYGSVADVNIELDGLLYVIERLPEGIEECQFINLTSDEGYKNSHFTPIIPKKRRRNCYRIDKDQMNIEITRGRSDIYDVLTHLTFLFIESHKIKNNILIDEEGITIREWEHLENVVINNKKLSDNEREVLITHLANILGRTFKEVKKIADSFSTTKNPNKFFNCIFWMGKLALNETLLNKKRTIIFSSFLRERIGHHIYGDKWAQNIKKVLDKNALLDRPIHIISANMHSVMNSIYAPIILAKEAKEHKDVALFELLSNEVNSELQKKVKEQASKKGLIYVKDTSGTNINVQIIDTAKIDFKNSGYSFPKNLTKNNKPILIVMDYAFGEQAFETMDELLKPYSCEKGKLHHLNIESVSIMGKAGILKGGKGDIMIPSAHIFEGTADNYPFTNELKKQDLEGFGVNVYEGSMVTVLGTSLQNKDLLEFFHNSTWRAIGLEMEGAHYQKAIQSASKIRGNISENVKVRYAYYASDNPLETGSTLASGGLGTSGVRPTYAITQKILEQIFSA